CACCGACGTCATGAGCTTCCCCATGGACGAACTCACCCCCGCCCCCGAAGGCGAAACCCCCATCGAAGGAGTCCTCGGCGACATCGTTATCTGCCCCTCCATCGCCGAACGCCAAGCCAACGAAGCAGGACACAGCACCATCGAAGAAATCCTGCTGCTACTCACCCACGGCATCCTCCACCTCCTGGGATACGACCACGCAGAACCAGAAGAAGAAAAAGAAATGTTCGAGCTGCAGCGCACCCTCCTACTGACCTTCCTAGCCACACGCCGCCCCGAGACCAACTGATGTGGATGCTTGTCGGGGGCGTCATTCTCGCTCTCGTCTTCTCATATCTGCTCAAAGCGGCCGAAATGGCCTTCCGACGTATGTCCCCCTCACACGTCAAGGCCCTCCTGGACGACGAACGACATGGCGCCGAACAACTACGACTCATCACCGAAGACTCCGCCGCCTACTTGTCAGTCACCTCGTTCTGCCGCACCACGCTAGAAATGACCGCAGCAGTCCTAGCCACCATGGGATTCGCGACCATATACGGCGCTGCATGGCAAACCTACGCGTACTCCATCCTCGTTATGGTGGTGGCATCCTTCGTCATCGTCGGCGTCTCACCAGCCACCATCGGGATACAACACGCAGAAACCATCTCCCTATGGTCCGCCCCATGGGTAGTGCG
This region of Dermatophilus congolensis genomic DNA includes:
- the ybeY gene encoding rRNA maturation RNase YbeY, whose product is MSIEILNETDIKVDEVELVACARYVMEEMRVHPRAELSIRLVDEDAMSTLHVRWMDLEGPTDVMSFPMDELTPAPEGETPIEGVLGDIVICPSIAERQANEAGHSTIEEILLLLTHGILHLLGYDHAEPEEEKEMFELQRTLLLTFLATRRPETN